A DNA window from Actinokineospora baliensis contains the following coding sequences:
- a CDS encoding MerR family transcriptional regulator has translation MAWSTAQVARMSKVTSRTLRHYDEIGLLPPAWVGDNGYRYYEQEQLLRLQQILVLRELGLGLEAIGEIVRDGGDRVAALRMHHRWLLAERDRFDRLARTVSRTITDVEEGTTMTKTDHWFDGFDAATQEQLRQEARERWGPEVVDASAESTWQQGHGKEWTAMLTTLVAHLDADRTPQDPAVQATIDGHYRWIQAFWQPNRQSYAGLADVYADDPRFRANFDKTDPRLADYLRAAMKEYAQTELS, from the coding sequence ATGGCGTGGTCGACAGCCCAGGTCGCCCGCATGTCGAAGGTGACGTCGCGGACGCTGCGGCACTACGACGAGATCGGTCTGCTGCCGCCCGCGTGGGTGGGTGACAACGGGTACCGGTACTACGAGCAGGAGCAGCTGCTGCGGTTGCAGCAGATCCTCGTGTTGCGCGAGTTGGGCCTCGGGCTCGAGGCCATCGGCGAGATCGTGCGCGACGGCGGGGACCGGGTGGCCGCGCTGCGGATGCACCACCGTTGGCTGCTCGCCGAACGCGACCGGTTCGACCGCCTGGCCAGAACCGTCTCCAGGACCATCACCGATGTCGAGGAGGGAACCACCATGACGAAGACCGACCACTGGTTCGACGGGTTCGACGCCGCGACCCAGGAGCAGCTGCGCCAGGAGGCGCGCGAGCGCTGGGGCCCGGAGGTCGTCGACGCGTCCGCGGAGTCGACCTGGCAGCAGGGCCACGGCAAGGAGTGGACGGCGATGCTGACCACCCTCGTCGCGCACCTCGACGCCGACCGCACCCCGCAGGACCCGGCCGTCCAGGCCACGATCGACGGCCACTACCGCTGGATCCAGGCGTTCTGGCAGCCCAACCGGCAGTCCTACGCGGGCCTGGCCGACGTCTACGCCGACGACCCGAGGTTCCGGGCCAACTTCGACAAGACCGACCCCCGCCTCGCCGACTACCTCCGCGCGGCGATGAAGGAATACGCCCAGACCGAGCTGTCCTAG
- the purU gene encoding formyltetrahydrofolate deformylase, whose protein sequence is MGCEDWPVPNERRYVIRLGCPDRTGIVARIAGFLADAGGWIVEASYHTDPETNWFFTRQEVRADSLPFEVDELRERFAAVAGELSPAADWSVVDTGVRRRVVILVSKEGHCLYDLLGRVHSGELDVDVRAVVGNHADLAPITRAHGIPFHHVPFPAADAEGKAAAFAQLRQLVDANSPDAIVLARFMQVVPPELCVDWAGRALNIHHSFLPSFVGARPYHQAHKRGVKLIGATCHYVTAELDQGPIVEQNVIRVDHKDSVADMVRKGRDIEKVVLARGLRAHLEGRILLHGNKTVVF, encoded by the coding sequence ATGGGCTGCGAGGATTGGCCCGTGCCGAATGAGCGTCGCTATGTGATCAGGTTGGGGTGCCCGGACCGAACGGGCATCGTCGCGCGGATCGCCGGGTTCCTCGCGGACGCGGGTGGGTGGATCGTCGAGGCGTCGTACCACACCGATCCGGAGACCAACTGGTTCTTCACCCGCCAGGAAGTGCGGGCCGATTCCCTCCCGTTCGAGGTGGACGAGCTGCGGGAGCGGTTCGCCGCCGTGGCCGGGGAGCTGAGCCCGGCCGCGGACTGGAGCGTGGTGGACACCGGGGTGCGCCGCCGGGTGGTGATCCTGGTGTCGAAGGAGGGGCACTGCCTCTACGACCTGCTCGGCCGGGTGCACAGCGGCGAGTTGGACGTCGACGTGCGGGCGGTCGTCGGCAACCACGCCGACCTCGCGCCGATCACCCGGGCGCACGGCATCCCGTTCCACCACGTGCCGTTCCCCGCCGCGGACGCCGAGGGCAAGGCCGCCGCGTTCGCGCAGTTGCGGCAACTGGTGGACGCCAACTCCCCGGACGCGATCGTGCTGGCGCGGTTCATGCAGGTGGTCCCGCCGGAGCTGTGCGTGGACTGGGCCGGGCGGGCGCTCAACATCCACCACAGCTTCCTGCCGTCCTTCGTCGGCGCGCGCCCCTACCACCAGGCCCACAAGCGGGGGGTCAAGCTCATCGGCGCGACCTGCCACTACGTCACGGCCGAACTGGACCAGGGTCCGATCGTCGAGCAGAACGTGATCAGGGTCGACCACAAGGACTCGGTCGCGGACATGGTCCGCAAGGGGCGCGACATCGAGAAGGTCGTGCTGGCCCGTGGGCTGCGCGCGCACCTGGAGGGCCGAATCCTGCTGCACGGCAACAAGACGGTGGTGTTCTGA
- a CDS encoding GNAT family N-acetyltransferase, with protein MHVRELSTTDLRPCLALAADREWPHEDRKWEFLLDVGQGYGIVDQSGDLVASTILTTSGDLAAISMVLVASKYARQGLGTRVVRHAMAQAEGTTVHLHATPTGRPLYERLGFRSLAKVDACTGALNAEPSERTKVAAQDDLAAILAFDKVVFGADRSNVLSGLFTFASRVRLVERGGELVGYAASWRPGTTMESTIIGPVVAADPADARALIADLAIDAAGPVRVDIDDKHPELGQWLTERGLTPVFRCDLMTLGGRPLPGDRHAIHAPFMQALG; from the coding sequence ATGCATGTCCGAGAGTTGTCCACCACCGACCTGAGACCCTGCCTCGCGCTCGCCGCCGACCGCGAGTGGCCTCACGAAGACCGCAAGTGGGAGTTCCTGCTCGACGTCGGGCAGGGCTACGGGATCGTCGACCAGTCAGGGGACCTGGTCGCGTCCACCATCCTGACCACGTCCGGGGACTTGGCCGCGATCAGCATGGTGCTGGTCGCGTCCAAGTACGCGCGACAGGGGCTCGGCACGCGCGTGGTTCGCCACGCGATGGCCCAGGCCGAAGGGACGACAGTGCACCTGCACGCGACCCCGACCGGCCGCCCCCTCTATGAACGACTCGGCTTCCGCTCACTGGCGAAAGTCGATGCCTGTACCGGCGCGTTGAACGCGGAACCCAGCGAGCGCACCAAGGTGGCGGCCCAGGACGACCTGGCCGCCATCTTGGCGTTCGACAAGGTGGTGTTCGGCGCGGACCGGTCCAATGTCCTGTCGGGACTGTTCACCTTCGCCAGCCGCGTTCGCCTAGTGGAACGGGGAGGCGAGCTGGTCGGCTACGCGGCCAGTTGGCGGCCCGGCACTACGATGGAATCGACCATCATCGGCCCTGTGGTCGCGGCTGACCCCGCAGACGCCCGTGCGCTCATCGCCGACTTGGCCATAGATGCCGCCGGGCCTGTCAGGGTCGACATCGATGACAAGCACCCGGAGTTGGGCCAATGGCTGACCGAGCGCGGCCTAACGCCGGTCTTCCGGTGCGATCTGATGACCCTTGGCGGCCGCCCACTACCGGGCGACCGCCATGCCATTCATGCGCCGTTCATGCAAGCGCTGGGCTAG
- a CDS encoding SRPBCC family protein, translating to MNQVQALAERTIAAPVDRVRAAVADYRGTRSRILTGHFSDYEVQSGGTGAGTVVRWRLQATKKRVRDCLFEVSEPTPGALVEADRNSTLVTTWTVEGNDTTSTVRIATTWEGANGVKGFFERTFAPAGLKRIHDELLANLAAAL from the coding sequence ATGAACCAGGTCCAGGCGCTCGCTGAACGCACGATCGCCGCCCCCGTCGACCGAGTCCGCGCGGCCGTGGCCGACTACCGGGGAACCCGGTCGCGGATCCTCACCGGACACTTCAGCGACTACGAGGTCCAGTCCGGGGGCACGGGCGCGGGAACCGTCGTGCGTTGGCGACTGCAGGCCACCAAGAAGCGGGTGCGGGACTGCCTCTTCGAGGTCAGTGAGCCCACACCCGGTGCACTGGTCGAAGCGGACCGTAACTCCACCTTGGTCACCACGTGGACGGTCGAGGGCAACGACACCACCTCGACCGTGCGGATCGCCACCACCTGGGAGGGCGCCAACGGGGTCAAGGGGTTCTTCGAGCGCACCTTCGCGCCCGCGGGCCTCAAGCGCATCCACGACGAGTTGCTGGCCAACCTCGCTGCGGCCCTCTAG
- a CDS encoding LOG family protein codes for MRTEIVDLPCLREHRENGLDLRNAVLVRLDLTDPGADALLRTPLDGALFLGCTLRPETQRRAHAAGALLFPAVPGLPYEVYRANLYTPAELFDGFDPDRPETYANTPDARIYQHTREQGHPPDPLHALAERLHDHGITEALSDILTGMPIAVMGGHALTRDSDGYRNAVELGVLLGKAGFTVLTGGGPGAMEAVPLGVRLADMSGVDDVLKVLSTAPKFGSGATVDAAEIGRWLAAGLAVELPTGNNPRTIGLPTWFYGHEPPNPFCELHAKYFENSVREEGLLTVATGGIIYTPGSAGTVQEVFQDYTQNHYGSVGPAAPMVFLGERFWTEEVPAAPLVRKLAKGRPAEQWILVTDDAAEAVAFLESYASVQ; via the coding sequence GTGCGCACTGAGATCGTTGATTTGCCATGCCTGCGCGAGCACCGTGAGAACGGGTTGGACCTGCGCAATGCCGTCCTTGTCCGGTTGGACCTCACGGACCCGGGCGCCGATGCCCTGCTCCGTACCCCGCTCGACGGCGCCTTGTTCCTGGGCTGCACGTTGCGCCCAGAGACGCAGCGGCGAGCTCATGCCGCGGGCGCCCTCCTGTTCCCCGCAGTGCCAGGGCTGCCCTACGAGGTGTACCGAGCCAACCTCTATACGCCAGCGGAGCTCTTCGACGGCTTCGACCCAGACCGCCCTGAGACATACGCGAACACGCCTGACGCACGGATCTACCAGCACACCCGCGAGCAGGGCCACCCGCCAGACCCCCTGCATGCCTTAGCCGAGCGTCTTCACGACCACGGCATCACCGAGGCTCTAAGCGACATCCTCACCGGCATGCCTATCGCGGTGATGGGTGGTCACGCGCTCACCCGTGACTCTGACGGCTACCGCAACGCAGTAGAGCTCGGCGTGCTGTTGGGCAAAGCCGGGTTCACTGTGCTGACCGGCGGCGGCCCAGGTGCGATGGAGGCCGTGCCTCTTGGCGTTCGCCTAGCAGATATGTCCGGTGTGGACGACGTGCTGAAGGTCCTGTCCACCGCACCGAAGTTCGGTAGTGGCGCGACGGTGGACGCGGCGGAAATCGGCCGCTGGTTGGCCGCCGGACTAGCGGTTGAGCTACCGACCGGCAACAACCCCCGAACCATCGGGTTGCCGACTTGGTTTTACGGACATGAACCGCCCAACCCGTTCTGCGAGTTGCACGCGAAGTACTTCGAGAACTCGGTACGCGAAGAGGGTCTGCTGACCGTGGCTACGGGCGGCATCATCTACACCCCGGGTAGCGCGGGCACCGTGCAAGAGGTGTTCCAGGATTACACCCAGAACCACTACGGCTCGGTTGGCCCCGCCGCGCCCATGGTGTTCCTCGGCGAGCGGTTCTGGACCGAGGAGGTCCCCGCAGCGCCGTTGGTGCGCAAACTCGCCAAGGGGCGTCCGGCGGAGCAGTGGATCCTGGTCACCGACGACGCTGCCGAGGCTGTTGCGTTCCTTGAGTCCTACGCGTCAGTCCAATAG
- a CDS encoding response regulator transcription factor: protein MTTQTEVDGTVVERATIRVGIVDDEPMARAFVSKILGAAADVAVVAEGADGADALELVRTTELDVLLLDLRMPRMDGLDALRELRRQPRVPAVVVLTTFHADQAVATALRLGAKGFLLKHIEPAELVRAVRVAANGGAVLDPTLTNDLMGHLATHHLDRIGAAAEVARLSARLRDVLRLVGMGRSNGEIAEELRLSDSTVRGYVSEILAATGCANRVTAAVLAQRAGLLD from the coding sequence GTGACTACGCAGACCGAAGTCGACGGCACGGTTGTTGAACGCGCCACCATTCGGGTGGGGATCGTCGACGACGAACCGATGGCGCGCGCCTTCGTCAGCAAGATCCTGGGTGCCGCCGCGGACGTGGCGGTCGTCGCCGAGGGGGCCGACGGCGCCGACGCGCTGGAGCTGGTGCGGACCACCGAGCTGGACGTCCTGCTGCTCGACCTCCGCATGCCGCGGATGGACGGGCTGGACGCCCTGCGCGAACTGCGCAGACAGCCCAGAGTGCCCGCGGTCGTGGTCCTGACCACCTTCCACGCGGACCAGGCCGTCGCCACTGCGCTGCGGCTCGGCGCCAAGGGGTTCTTGCTCAAGCACATAGAGCCCGCCGAGCTCGTCCGCGCCGTGCGGGTCGCTGCCAACGGTGGTGCCGTGCTCGACCCCACGCTGACGAACGACCTGATGGGCCACCTGGCGACCCACCACCTCGACCGCATCGGCGCCGCTGCCGAGGTCGCCCGGCTCTCCGCGCGGCTGCGCGACGTGCTGCGGCTGGTCGGCATGGGCCGCAGCAACGGTGAGATCGCCGAGGAACTACGCCTCTCGGACTCCACCGTGCGCGGCTACGTCTCTGAGATCCTCGCCGCCACAGGTTGCGCCAACCGGGTCACAGCAGCCGTTCTAGCCCAGCGCGCCGGTCTATTGGACTGA
- a CDS encoding YbaK/EbsC family protein yields MNWTIAGTLTVRPAAEHPELLADPVAKALATLAADRVGVAEIDAELADTAAFCEHYGSPLSASANCVVVLGKRGSEERMAACLVLATTRADVNGVLRRRLNVRKASFAPMDLAVEQSGMAYGGITPVGLPQEWPLYIDAAVAAAPELVIGSGIRGSKLFVTGDFMAALPGAEVVDDLAR; encoded by the coding sequence GTGAACTGGACCATCGCCGGGACGCTCACCGTCCGCCCCGCCGCCGAGCACCCCGAATTGCTCGCTGACCCCGTCGCCAAGGCCCTCGCCACGCTCGCCGCCGACCGGGTCGGTGTCGCCGAGATCGATGCCGAGCTCGCCGACACCGCCGCGTTCTGCGAGCACTACGGGTCTCCGCTGAGCGCCTCGGCGAACTGCGTGGTTGTGCTCGGCAAGCGCGGCAGCGAGGAGCGCATGGCGGCGTGCCTGGTGCTGGCCACGACCCGCGCCGACGTCAACGGTGTCCTGCGTAGGCGGCTGAACGTCCGCAAGGCGTCCTTCGCGCCGATGGACCTCGCTGTCGAGCAGAGCGGAATGGCCTACGGCGGCATTACGCCGGTCGGACTGCCGCAAGAGTGGCCGTTGTACATAGACGCCGCTGTCGCCGCTGCTCCGGAACTCGTCATAGGCAGCGGTATCCGTGGGAGCAAGCTGTTCGTGACCGGCGACTTCATGGCCGCGCTACCCGGCGCAGAGGTGGTCGACGACCTCGCGCGATAG
- a CDS encoding alpha/beta fold hydrolase — translation MVIARAYGSGDPRTLIVPGLGATAGEARIPASGLSGTRIVLTLPSHADAPDAPLDYWHYSTIAADVRAALDGTRQAIGVSLGAAALSNLVSTEPGVLDRLVLMLPAALSQPRPTASAQHVLEMSTAALQGDRARLHALVAADAPGDLTDYVNERTDALLRLGPALAAVATQIPVPDPLALTHVSAEVLIVAATGDLLHPVEVAREAASAFPKSTMVQFDSPAPLATHRRELRSLLSDFLGVPSAG, via the coding sequence GTGGTGATCGCCCGGGCCTACGGCTCGGGAGACCCGCGCACGCTCATCGTCCCGGGGCTGGGTGCCACGGCGGGTGAGGCCCGCATCCCGGCATCAGGGTTGTCGGGCACCCGGATCGTGTTGACGCTTCCTTCGCACGCTGACGCGCCTGACGCCCCGCTGGACTACTGGCACTACTCGACGATCGCTGCCGACGTTCGCGCTGCCCTAGACGGCACCAGACAGGCCATTGGCGTATCCCTGGGTGCCGCGGCTCTAAGCAACCTTGTGTCTACTGAACCGGGTGTACTCGACCGGTTGGTGTTGATGCTGCCCGCTGCTCTTAGCCAGCCTCGTCCTACGGCCTCAGCCCAGCACGTGCTCGAGATGTCCACGGCAGCGCTGCAGGGTGATCGAGCCCGGCTTCATGCTCTTGTCGCTGCTGACGCTCCCGGCGATCTAACCGACTACGTCAACGAGCGCACTGACGCATTGCTGCGCTTGGGCCCCGCTCTTGCCGCCGTGGCGACCCAGATTCCGGTGCCTGATCCGCTGGCGCTTACTCATGTCAGCGCAGAAGTGCTCATAGTTGCGGCTACGGGTGATTTGTTGCATCCCGTGGAGGTGGCGCGCGAGGCCGCGTCCGCGTTCCCGAAGTCGACCATGGTCCAGTTCGATTCGCCCGCACCCCTGGCCACCCACCGCCGGGAGTTGCGTTCGCTGTTGTCGGACTTCCTCGGCGTACCCTCTGCCGGGTGA
- a CDS encoding DUF2516 family protein: MPDSALLILKVIDWAAVPVAAFALIHALLQRPDAYSAAERLTKPAWVGITAGATAALLLFSFAGTGWIFWMAGLVAALVYIVDVRPRLIEVQRGQRW, from the coding sequence GTGCCCGATTCCGCGCTCTTGATCCTGAAGGTCATCGACTGGGCTGCTGTGCCGGTCGCGGCCTTCGCGCTCATCCACGCGCTGTTGCAGCGGCCGGACGCGTACTCGGCCGCCGAGCGCCTCACCAAGCCCGCCTGGGTCGGCATCACCGCGGGCGCCACCGCCGCCCTGCTGCTGTTCAGCTTCGCGGGCACCGGCTGGATCTTCTGGATGGCAGGCCTGGTCGCGGCCCTCGTCTACATCGTCGACGTGCGGCCGAGGCTGATCGAGGTGCAGCGCGGCCAGCGGTGGTGA